In one Lujinxingia vulgaris genomic region, the following are encoded:
- a CDS encoding TolC family protein produces MWRAKARGCGALGVALLMSAWAPSQAIAQESKSGEEGGVDASVSAQGLSLEAVLSELEAQNESWTITELQIEQSRASRREALGSLLPQLSSSANVTYQGGGAIEVQGRTVREAVEWGVNANASMSLFNAPQYFTYRQADRQLDATRAQSAWQRTLLRLEAEESFYTLAAAQRDVDIASSAVDLRRAYLERSEALVDAGLAVAVDVSRARQQVLEAEQTLLEAEQNLGNAADALAYLLGREPDGELRVNFDPDVIEGGESSAQGATNSEVSRERQDFVSRRYTIEAAELARRATWWGLVPSLQLNAGAQLGQPTLFNPSGFNWTVGIGASWLLYDGGARYARLDRASAQIAEQELALQRDLRQANTELRRASRDLDTARAAIDVASEQVEVARETYEFTSARFESGLATSLEVSDASQQLLSAELRLNQARLQARLAEVRYRYLEELPE; encoded by the coding sequence ATGTGGCGCGCAAAAGCGCGTGGTTGTGGCGCGCTGGGCGTGGCCCTGTTGATGAGCGCGTGGGCGCCCTCGCAGGCAATAGCGCAGGAGTCGAAGAGCGGCGAAGAGGGCGGCGTGGACGCCTCGGTCAGCGCGCAGGGATTGAGCCTTGAGGCGGTGCTCAGCGAGCTGGAAGCGCAGAACGAGAGCTGGACCATCACCGAGCTGCAGATCGAGCAGAGCAGGGCGAGTCGACGGGAGGCGCTAGGTTCGCTTCTGCCGCAGCTGAGTTCTTCGGCCAACGTCACCTATCAGGGCGGCGGCGCGATCGAAGTGCAGGGCAGAACGGTGCGAGAAGCGGTGGAGTGGGGCGTCAACGCCAACGCGTCGATGAGCCTTTTTAACGCGCCGCAGTACTTCACCTATCGGCAGGCCGACCGTCAGCTCGACGCCACGCGCGCGCAAAGCGCCTGGCAGCGCACCCTACTGCGCCTGGAAGCCGAAGAGAGTTTTTATACGCTGGCTGCAGCGCAGCGCGATGTGGACATCGCCAGCTCGGCTGTCGACCTTCGGCGGGCCTACCTGGAGCGCTCCGAGGCGCTGGTCGACGCGGGGCTTGCGGTGGCGGTTGACGTCAGCCGCGCGCGCCAGCAAGTGCTCGAGGCGGAGCAAACACTGCTTGAGGCGGAGCAAAACCTGGGCAACGCCGCCGACGCGCTGGCGTATCTGTTGGGCCGCGAGCCCGACGGGGAGCTGCGCGTCAACTTTGATCCGGACGTGATTGAGGGCGGCGAGTCTTCGGCGCAAGGTGCAACCAACTCGGAGGTGAGCCGGGAGCGTCAGGACTTCGTCTCTCGCCGCTACACCATTGAGGCCGCCGAGCTCGCCCGGCGCGCCACCTGGTGGGGGCTTGTGCCTTCGCTGCAGCTGAACGCCGGCGCCCAGCTGGGCCAGCCCACACTCTTTAACCCCAGCGGGTTCAATTGGACGGTGGGCATCGGCGCGAGCTGGTTGCTTTACGATGGCGGCGCGCGCTACGCGCGCCTCGATCGCGCCAGCGCCCAGATCGCCGAGCAAGAACTCGCGCTGCAGCGCGATCTTCGCCAGGCCAACACCGAACTTCGTCGCGCCAGCCGCGACCTGGACACCGCCCGCGCCGCCATCGATGTGGCCAGCGAGCAGGTGGAGGTCGCCCGCGAAACCTACGAATTTACCTCGGCGCGCTTTGAGTCCGGGCTGGCCACCAGCCTGGAGGTCAGCGACGCCTCCCAGCAATTATTGAGCGCGGAGTTGCGGCTGAATCAGGCGCGTTTGCAGGCGCGCCTGGCCGAGGTCCGTTATCGCTACCTTGAAGAACTTCCGGAATGA